GGTCGACCTCGACCCGGACTCCTTCAAGTCGGTCGCCTCCATCGAGGAGTTCATCGCCCACGCGTCCCGCGAGCGGGCGGGGGCAGCCTAGCCATGCACGCAGCAGTCGCCGCGCTCATCGCCCAGGACCGCCCGGTGGAGGCGGGGGACTGGCACGCCTTCTGGGACCGGCTCCACGACGGCGGACTGCGCCGGGGCGAGGCCGTGGCCCTGCTGGCCTCCCTCTCCACCCGGATGCCGGACCGCGTCACGCTGGGGGCGCTGCTCGGTTCACTGGCCGAGCGGCGCCCGCGGCACGGCGCGTCCGGTGCCGTGGGCTCCCTCCCGCACGCGGTCAACGTCGTCGGCACCGGCGGCGGGCCGCCCACCCTCAACATCTCCACGGCGGCCGCACTCACCGCTGCCGCGATGGGCACCAGGGTCGTCAAGACCGGTTCGCGCGCCTATACCTCCAGCCTGGGCTCCGTCGATCTGCTGGAGCGCCTCGGTATCGGCCTCACCACGTCGTACGAGGAGACCGCCGAAGCCCTCGATCGCTGCGGCATCGCCTTCGCCGGGCCGTTCGTCTATCCCGCGGAACTGTCCCTGCTGGCCCGCTCCGTGCTGCCGCTGGACGTGCGGAAGCTGGGCCGTTTCGTCAACGCGGTTGGCCCTTTCCTCGCCGACATGCCGGTCGGCGCCCAGGTCACCGGGGTCTCCGACCCGCGGCTCGTCCCCGGGCTGCGTGATGCGGCCCGGCACACCGCGGACCGGACCGGCCGGACGGTGTGGCTGTGCACCAACGAGCGCGGCGCCGACGAGCTCCTCAGCTTCGTCCCCAACCGGGTGCGAACGTACGAGGACGGTGGGGAGGACGAGTTCACACTCGACCCGGCCGCGCTCGGGCTCGGCGCGGGATCCCTCGAGGACCTGCGGCCGGTGGGCGGTGACCCGGTGGAAACCTTCCTCGACGTGCTGGCCGGCCGGGGCCGCCCGGCGGCCGAGGAGACCGTCTGCCTCAATGCCGCGGCCCTTGCCGTCGCAGGCCGGCTGACCGGCGACTGGCATGCCGCGCTGGGGGCCGCCCACGCGGTGGTCAGGGACGGAACGGTCCTCGAGCTGATCGAGCGGTTGCGTGCCGGAAAGCGAGCCGTGACCCGTGCCTGACCGTGCCTTCTCCGACCGGGCTTTCTCCGACCGTGCCTTCTCCGACCGTGCCTTCTTCGCCCACCGCGCTCCGGGGCGGCCCGGACTCGCCGTCTTCCTCAATGCGGGCGACCCACCGCTGGAGGCCCTGCCCGAACTCGTCGCGATGCTCGACGAGAACGAGGTCGACTGCCTCGAACTCGCCGTCCCCTTCCCCGGCTCGGTCACCGACGGTCCGGTCATCCGCGCCTCCGCCGACCGTGCACTCGCCGACGGCGTGGACCTGGCCGGTGTGCTGAAGGCGGTCTCGGCCGTGCGGTCCGGCCTGAAGCGGCTTCGGATCGCGCTGCTCGCCGACTGGAGCCACACCGTCAGGGGCTCCACCGCCGACGACTTCAGCGCCGCTGTGGCCGACGCCGGCTGCGACGGACTCCTCTTGCACGGCGTGCCGCCCCGGCAGCGCCTGGCCCACTACGAGGCCGCGCACCGGGCGGCGCTGCCGCTCGTCACGACCTGCTACGCCGTCTCCGGCCCCGACGCCGTGGCCGAAGCGGCGCAGCACGCCACCGCCTACCTGTACCTGGTCGCCCACTACGGCCGCAGCGGCACCACGGCCGCGCCGGACCGGGAGCGGCTCCGGGCGGCGGTCACCACCCTGCGTACCACCGCGTCCGCTCCCGTCGCCGTCGGCTTCGGGGTCAGGACGGCGCACGACATCGCGCTCCTGGCTGAGCTCGGTGCCGATGCCGCCGTCGTCGGGAGCGCGGGGGTGTCGCGTATCGAAGCCGCACTCAACCGGGGCGGCGATCCCGTCGAGGAGTTCCGCTCCTTCGTGCGGGAGCTGCGAACACGAAAGGAACCGATCCATGATCGTCCGTAAGCTCGACGAAGTCCCCAGCGTCAACTGGGGCAACGGCCTCAGCCGCCGCTTCCTCACCCAGGCGGACGGGGTCGGCTACTCCGTCACCGACACCATCGTCCACGCGGGCACCAAGTCCCGTCTGGAGTACCGCAACCACCTGGAGTCCTGCTACTGCATCGAGGGCAGCGGCGAGGTGGTCGACACCGAGGGCAACGCGTACCCGATCACCCCGGGCACGCTCTACGCGCTGGACCGGCACGACGCGCACTGGCTCGTCGCCTCCCCGCACGAGGACCTGCGCCTGGTGTGCATGTTCACCCCGGCGCTGCGTGGCGACGAGCGCCACGACGTGGACGCGGCCGAGTACTCCCACTACTGATGATCAATTGGACCGCTGACCAGCAGGCCCTGCGGGACGGTCTGACGCCCTGGTTCGACAAGCTCAGCACCGGACATCTCGCGCGGGACGCGGAGGCGGCCTTCTCGGGTGAGGGCTGGGCGGACCTGGCCTCCACCGGCATCCTGGGTCTGCCCTTCGACGAGCGGTGGGGCGGCCTCGGCCAGTCCCTGCTGACCACGATGTACGTCCTTGAGGGGCTCGGCGAGGGCTGCCGTGACGGGGGGCTCAACTTCTCGGTCTGCACCCATCTGGTTTCCACCGGGGTGCCGCTGCAGCGGTTCGGCTCGGCAGAGCTCAAGGAGCGCTTCCTGCCGGGCGTCTGTTCGGGCTCGCTGATCGGCTGTCACGCCATCAGCGAGCCCGGCAGCGGGTCGGACGCTCTGGCGATGCGGACCCGGGCGCTGCGCGACGGCGACAGCTTCGTGCTGAACGGCAGCAAGGCCTTCGTCAGCAACGGCCCGGTCGCCGATCTGTTCACGGTCTACGCCCGCACCAGCGACCGCCCCGGGCCGCTGTCGATGACGGCTTTCCTGGTGGAACGGGACACGCCGGGCCTTCAGGTCGGCGCCCCGATCGCCAAGATGGGTCTGCGGACCTCCCCGCTGTGCGAGCTGTTCTTCGACGACTGCCGCATCCCTGCGTCCCAGGTCGTCGGCCGCCCCGGCGGCGGATTCCTGGTGCTCGACCATGTGATGCGGTGGGAGATCCTGTGCTCCTTCATCATCAACGCGGGGGAGATGCGCGACCGGGTCAACCGCTGTGTCGAGTACGCGAAGAACCGCACCCAGTTCGGGCAGCCGATCGGTTCGTACCAGGCCGTCTCGCACAAGATCGTGGACATGGAGATCGGGGTGGAGTCCGCCCGCCAGTGGCTGTACGGCACCGCCGAGAAGATGGCGGCCGGCGAGAACGTCAGCCGCGACATCGCCATGGCCAAGCTTGTCACCAGCGAGGCGAACCTCGCCTCCGCCCTCAGCGCCGTGCAGATCTTCGGCGGAAACGGCTACATGGCCGAGTACGGCATAGAGAAGGAGCTCCGCAACTCGGTCGCCGGAACGATCTATTCCGGCACTTCGGAGATCCAGCGCAACCGCCTCGCCGCCCTGCTGGGCCTCTAACGGCCGACCGGGCCTCTCA
This portion of the Streptomyces sp. NBC_01750 genome encodes:
- the trpA gene encoding tryptophan synthase subunit alpha — its product is MPDRAFSDRAFSDRAFSDRAFFAHRAPGRPGLAVFLNAGDPPLEALPELVAMLDENEVDCLELAVPFPGSVTDGPVIRASADRALADGVDLAGVLKAVSAVRSGLKRLRIALLADWSHTVRGSTADDFSAAVADAGCDGLLLHGVPPRQRLAHYEAAHRAALPLVTTCYAVSGPDAVAEAAQHATAYLYLVAHYGRSGTTAAPDRERLRAAVTTLRTTASAPVAVGFGVRTAHDIALLAELGADAAVVGSAGVSRIEAALNRGGDPVEEFRSFVRELRTRKEPIHDRP
- a CDS encoding ectoine synthase, which produces MIVRKLDEVPSVNWGNGLSRRFLTQADGVGYSVTDTIVHAGTKSRLEYRNHLESCYCIEGSGEVVDTEGNAYPITPGTLYALDRHDAHWLVASPHEDLRLVCMFTPALRGDERHDVDAAEYSHY
- a CDS encoding anthranilate phosphoribosyltransferase, whose translation is MHAAVAALIAQDRPVEAGDWHAFWDRLHDGGLRRGEAVALLASLSTRMPDRVTLGALLGSLAERRPRHGASGAVGSLPHAVNVVGTGGGPPTLNISTAAALTAAAMGTRVVKTGSRAYTSSLGSVDLLERLGIGLTTSYEETAEALDRCGIAFAGPFVYPAELSLLARSVLPLDVRKLGRFVNAVGPFLADMPVGAQVTGVSDPRLVPGLRDAARHTADRTGRTVWLCTNERGADELLSFVPNRVRTYEDGGEDEFTLDPAALGLGAGSLEDLRPVGGDPVETFLDVLAGRGRPAAEETVCLNAAALAVAGRLTGDWHAALGAAHAVVRDGTVLELIERLRAGKRAVTRA
- a CDS encoding acyl-CoA dehydrogenase family protein; its protein translation is MINWTADQQALRDGLTPWFDKLSTGHLARDAEAAFSGEGWADLASTGILGLPFDERWGGLGQSLLTTMYVLEGLGEGCRDGGLNFSVCTHLVSTGVPLQRFGSAELKERFLPGVCSGSLIGCHAISEPGSGSDALAMRTRALRDGDSFVLNGSKAFVSNGPVADLFTVYARTSDRPGPLSMTAFLVERDTPGLQVGAPIAKMGLRTSPLCELFFDDCRIPASQVVGRPGGGFLVLDHVMRWEILCSFIINAGEMRDRVNRCVEYAKNRTQFGQPIGSYQAVSHKIVDMEIGVESARQWLYGTAEKMAAGENVSRDIAMAKLVTSEANLASALSAVQIFGGNGYMAEYGIEKELRNSVAGTIYSGTSEIQRNRLAALLGL